From a single Brassica napus cultivar Da-Ae chromosome C9, Da-Ae, whole genome shotgun sequence genomic region:
- the LOC106408165 gene encoding uncharacterized protein LOC106408165 codes for MQTHKAKVSWEDLCIPKEEGGLGLRKLQDSSKTFALKLIWRLFTQPLSLWVSWVNHYLLKYNSFWDVRDDQKSSWMWRKLLKLRDLAHEFMKVEVRDGKTCHFWFDDWLGMWRLIAITGATGTTYMGVMRHAKVCDAVTEEGWSIRGHRSCHFHDLHNSIMAAEPPKLEKGSDICLWKHGDDDYRSTFSSTRTWDQLRVKRSKVE; via the coding sequence ATGCAGACTCATAAGGCTAAGGTCAGCTGGGAGGATCTCTGTATTCCGAAGGAAGAGGGAGGTTTGGGTCTGAGAAAGCTTCAGGATTCATCTAAAACTTTTGCGCTGAAACTCATATGGAGGCTATTCACGCAACCTTTGTCTCTTTGGGTTAGTTGGGTTAATCACTATCTGCTCAAATACAACTCTTTCTGGGACGTGCGTGATGATCAAAAAAGCTCGTGGATGTGGAGGAAGCTCTTGAAGCTGAGGGATTTGGCTCATGAGTTTATGAAAGTGGAGGTTCGCGATGGGAAAACTTGCCATTTCTGGTTTGATGATTGGTTAGGTATGTGGCGTTTGATTGCTATTACAGGGGCCACTGGCACTACCTATATGGGGGTAATGCGCCATGCTAAAGTCTGTGATGCTGTGACAGAGGAAGGATGGAGTATCAGAGGTCATAGAAGTTGCCATTTTCATGACCTGCATAATAGTATTATGGCCGCGGAGCCTCCAAAGTTGGAGAAAGGAAGTGACATTTGCTTGTGGAAGCATGGAGATGATGACTACAGATCAAC